Proteins found in one Planctomycetes bacterium MalM25 genomic segment:
- the hlyB gene encoding Alpha-hemolysin translocation ATP-binding protein HlyB — MSSSTADLDSSIATLPLPAAVVRLGHESGVAVERLRAEQSLRDAESTWPGQVADRWSDWMSRALESVSLRCRLFELSLDEATQLAADGAKLVGCDQSGERVAVLVGAERGVAAFATNEIDGVQKVTLRSLASDGIDAGESRTWIMLDRPQMSGSVLGEGLARKPVRRFLRLLRPEWSDIGIILTFAFFAGLLSLATPIAVEALVNTVAFGRMLQPVVVLAALLFGFLAFAGVMQGVQTFVVEIIQRRLFARVAGDLAYRLPRVEASGWSGAYGPELVNRFLDVVTLQKVTAQLLTDGIGIVLATIVGMTVLAFYHPWLLGFDVLLLLLVVSGLIVLGRGAIPAAIKESKLKYGLVAWFEDIARCQNGFKSSGGAAFANDRASQLTSRYLAHRQDHFDVFFRQLVFVLTLQAIAGTVLLGGGGWLVIQGQLTLGQLVAAELIVATILSSLAKLGKHLDGFYDVVAAVDKLGALFDLPTERADGLLTLPEGRGARVRFAGVTHPHGGKSLQSGVTHAAEPCDRLAVLGPSGSGKTTIMRILYGLERPTSGHVEIEHADPRDLRPEVLREHVALAAEPELFEGTLAENVHLHRPGVTSNDVRGALFSVGLLDAALRFPDGLETGLNASGNPLSLTQQRLLMIARAMAGAPRLLLVDGVLDGLPDDGLRRVLDSLTDPKQPWTLVVTTGRASIAESVGRFVTLDPQESKAPAPLGAEDSP; from the coding sequence ATGTCGTCTTCGACTGCCGATCTCGATTCCTCGATCGCCACGTTGCCCCTGCCGGCGGCGGTGGTGCGGCTCGGGCATGAGAGCGGGGTCGCGGTGGAGCGCCTCCGTGCGGAGCAGTCGTTGCGCGACGCCGAGTCGACCTGGCCCGGCCAGGTCGCGGATCGCTGGTCCGACTGGATGAGTCGCGCCCTGGAGAGTGTCTCGCTGCGTTGCCGCCTGTTCGAACTCTCGCTCGACGAGGCGACCCAGCTCGCCGCGGACGGGGCGAAACTGGTCGGCTGTGACCAATCGGGCGAGCGGGTCGCGGTGCTGGTGGGCGCTGAGCGGGGCGTGGCCGCCTTCGCGACCAACGAGATCGATGGGGTCCAGAAAGTCACCCTGCGTTCGCTCGCAAGCGATGGGATCGATGCCGGAGAGTCTCGCACCTGGATCATGCTCGATCGGCCGCAGATGAGTGGGTCGGTTTTGGGAGAGGGGCTTGCGCGCAAGCCGGTCCGCCGGTTCTTGCGACTGTTGCGCCCCGAGTGGAGCGACATCGGGATCATCCTGACCTTCGCCTTCTTCGCCGGTCTGCTGAGCCTCGCCACGCCAATCGCGGTCGAGGCGCTCGTCAACACGGTCGCCTTTGGGCGGATGCTCCAGCCGGTGGTGGTGCTGGCGGCCTTGCTCTTTGGCTTCTTGGCGTTCGCGGGCGTCATGCAGGGCGTGCAAACGTTCGTCGTGGAAATCATCCAACGGAGGCTGTTTGCACGGGTCGCCGGCGACTTGGCATATCGCTTGCCGCGTGTCGAAGCGTCCGGGTGGTCCGGGGCGTACGGCCCCGAGCTCGTGAACCGCTTCCTCGACGTTGTTACCCTTCAGAAAGTCACGGCTCAGCTGCTGACCGACGGCATCGGCATCGTGCTGGCGACGATCGTCGGCATGACGGTGCTCGCCTTCTACCACCCGTGGCTGCTCGGTTTCGATGTGCTGCTCTTGCTGCTGGTGGTCAGCGGTCTGATCGTGCTGGGCCGCGGCGCCATCCCGGCGGCGATCAAGGAGTCGAAGCTGAAGTATGGACTCGTGGCCTGGTTCGAGGACATCGCGCGCTGTCAGAACGGCTTCAAGTCTTCGGGCGGGGCGGCGTTCGCAAACGACCGGGCGAGCCAACTCACCTCGCGTTACCTCGCGCACCGCCAGGACCACTTCGACGTCTTCTTCCGTCAGCTGGTGTTCGTGCTGACTCTGCAAGCGATCGCCGGCACGGTCCTGCTCGGCGGCGGCGGCTGGCTGGTGATTCAGGGGCAGCTCACCCTTGGCCAACTCGTCGCCGCCGAGCTGATCGTGGCGACAATCCTCAGCTCGCTGGCGAAGCTCGGAAAGCACCTGGACGGCTTCTACGATGTCGTCGCCGCGGTCGATAAGCTCGGCGCCCTGTTCGATCTGCCGACCGAACGCGCCGACGGTCTCCTCACCTTGCCAGAGGGCCGCGGCGCCCGCGTCCGGTTCGCCGGCGTCACCCATCCGCACGGCGGCAAGAGCCTGCAGAGTGGCGTCACGCACGCGGCCGAACCTTGCGACCGGCTTGCTGTCTTGGGCCCCTCGGGCAGCGGTAAGACCACGATCATGCGGATCCTCTACGGCCTCGAACGCCCCACGAGCGGACACGTCGAGATCGAGCACGCCGATCCACGCGACCTCAGGCCCGAGGTGCTCCGCGAGCACGTCGCGCTCGCGGCGGAGCCGGAGTTGTTCGAGGGGACGCTCGCCGAGAACGTTCACTTGCACCGCCCCGGAGTGACCTCGAACGATGTGCGGGGGGCTCTGTTCTCCGTCGGCTTGCTCGACGCGGCGCTCCGTTTCCCAGACGGTCTGGAGACCGGCCTCAACGCCTCGGGAAACCCCTTGTCATTAACCCAGCAGCGGCTGCTCATGATCGCGCGGGCGATGGCGGGCGCCCCCCGCCTGTTGCTGGTTGATGGCGTGCTGGACGGGCTGCCCGATGACGGTTTGCGGCGGGTCCTCGATTCTCTTACCGATCCGAAGCAGCCCTGGACGCTGGTCGTAACGACCGGCCGGGCTTCGATCGCCGAGTCGGTTGGCCGGTTTGTCACGCTCGACCCGCAAGAGAGCAAGGCGCCCGCCCCGCTCGGCGCGGAGGACTCGCCATGA
- a CDS encoding Outer membrane efflux protein, protein MYQTKPAAALLLAILLGLPGCQSSGSRLASKSPRVDKPTPAPAVEPAAYEAEATQPKPLPATDAEMAVADGLLQPVEVVPPPEELVSFDTTTLEEVVRSVIEYFPVIQQAAAGRGIASGQVLEASGAFDHKLEGFYESQPLDFYENHRGSLGIKRDTTWGGQTFAGYRIGRGVYEPWYLERETNKGGEFKAGFMAPLVRDRVIDANRAELWQAQVERTRIEALIQMAVIGATRDGSVAYWEWVAAGEKLRIAQDVLDLGIERRDFLEKQITAGEKKKIDRVDNRRIIVSREAKVVDAERKLRQAAAKLSLYLRGTDGRPLLITGLPSPDPFNTIGAATFGLDESDIALAQTNRPEPRELDLVNQQLRIALRQACNETWPDVDAGLLVGQDVGEPTSSKRDKSEFELEARLTLSVPLERRKAFGKVRQIRGKIAQVRAKQRLTLDKIAIDVRVAKAALEAAARRVEQTTEAVELAEQMKTAERRLFEAGQSELFNLNIREKQAAEAAAERVDALRDYHVALADYAAALGFETNSLPGEAGDDAG, encoded by the coding sequence GTGTATCAAACCAAGCCCGCCGCCGCCCTACTGCTGGCGATCCTCTTGGGTTTACCAGGGTGCCAGTCGTCAGGCTCACGGCTTGCTAGCAAGTCCCCGCGGGTTGATAAGCCGACGCCGGCGCCAGCGGTTGAGCCGGCGGCCTACGAAGCGGAGGCGACACAGCCGAAGCCGCTGCCCGCAACGGACGCTGAGATGGCGGTTGCCGATGGGTTGCTGCAGCCCGTTGAAGTCGTCCCCCCGCCTGAGGAGTTGGTCTCGTTCGACACGACGACACTCGAGGAGGTGGTTCGCTCGGTGATCGAGTACTTCCCGGTGATCCAGCAAGCGGCCGCCGGGCGGGGCATCGCCAGTGGCCAGGTGTTGGAGGCCTCCGGAGCGTTCGATCACAAGCTCGAAGGGTTTTATGAATCGCAGCCGCTCGATTTCTACGAGAACCACCGCGGCAGCCTCGGAATCAAGCGGGACACGACTTGGGGTGGCCAGACGTTCGCCGGCTACCGGATCGGCCGTGGCGTCTACGAACCTTGGTACTTAGAACGCGAGACCAACAAGGGGGGCGAGTTCAAAGCGGGCTTCATGGCGCCGCTGGTTCGCGACCGCGTTATCGACGCCAACCGCGCCGAGCTGTGGCAGGCCCAGGTGGAGCGGACCCGGATCGAGGCGCTCATCCAGATGGCCGTCATCGGCGCGACCCGCGACGGCTCGGTCGCCTACTGGGAGTGGGTTGCCGCCGGAGAGAAACTCCGCATCGCTCAGGACGTTCTTGATCTGGGCATCGAACGACGAGACTTCCTCGAGAAGCAGATCACCGCCGGCGAGAAGAAGAAGATCGACCGTGTCGACAACCGGAGGATCATCGTCTCGCGTGAGGCGAAGGTCGTCGACGCCGAGCGGAAGCTCCGGCAGGCGGCGGCGAAGCTCTCCCTCTACCTCCGCGGGACCGACGGCCGTCCCCTGCTGATAACGGGACTCCCCTCTCCCGATCCGTTCAACACGATCGGGGCCGCCACCTTCGGGCTCGACGAGAGCGACATCGCGTTGGCGCAGACGAACCGCCCCGAGCCGCGCGAGCTCGACCTGGTCAACCAACAGCTCCGCATCGCGTTGCGGCAAGCGTGCAACGAGACCTGGCCCGATGTCGACGCGGGCCTGCTCGTCGGCCAAGACGTCGGCGAGCCGACGAGTTCCAAACGGGACAAGTCGGAGTTCGAACTCGAGGCGAGGCTCACCCTCAGTGTGCCGCTCGAACGGCGTAAGGCGTTCGGCAAGGTGCGTCAGATCCGTGGCAAGATCGCCCAGGTGCGGGCCAAGCAACGGTTGACGCTCGACAAGATCGCCATCGACGTCCGGGTCGCCAAGGCGGCCCTCGAGGCGGCCGCCCGCCGCGTCGAGCAGACGACTGAAGCGGTCGAGCTCGCTGAGCAGATGAAGACCGCCGAGCGGCGGCTTTTCGAGGCGGGGCAGAGCGAGCTGTTCAACCTCAACATCCGCGAGAAACAGGCCGCCGAAGCCGCCGCCGAACGGGTCGACGCGCTGCGTGACTACCACGTCGCCTTGGCGGATTACGCCGCCGCTCTGGGGTTCGAGACCAACTCGCTGCCCGGTGAGGCCGGCGACGACGCGGGCTAG
- a CDS encoding FG-GAP repeat protein, translating to MDRAWAGMALAVCLMLPGCQRSTNAAPDAKPATTKATEPSGPAVSEGSSTKPPAPQVETQVETARVPTSGQTRETVEKLAELLDPNSTGWQTEAFNEAAGKRLKKLAASMLKPDGAARSDLKKLIAEGFVCGAFNPQEDAESVKLAGIGVRRTGAAIGTPLEGLDGLLKAIQTLPTPTADFHVKFKIVGVQPGDGIVVTPAYVEGGGVSRQGRVQWKADWRCTWTTGKDATPLLSSIEVKNYEQVITPERSAPWFVDETAAVLGDEPSYREQMLQSMDYWAGRIEGRLGINRLGHHGLAVGDVNNDGREDLYVCQAGGLPNRLYVTQPDGTARDIAASAGVDYLDDSTCALLVDLDNDGDQDLVVVSVSAAVVLSNDGRAKFTAQAIIPECRNAFSLTSADYDGDRLPDLYVGRYWPSDKTRGEIAIPVPYYDAENGGRNMLLRNTGEWRFEDTTDAAGLDESNTRFTMAAAWDDIDQDGDSDLYVANDFGRNCLYRNDGGRFVNTAVEAGVEDIASGMSVSFSDFDHNGHDDIYISNMFSSAGNRITYQGRYSERFGANSLAKIQRMARGNTLFKNRGDGAFEDVSVSADVTMGRWAWGSLFADFNNDSWDDLVVMNGFITTEDSGDL from the coding sequence ATGGATCGGGCATGGGCGGGCATGGCTCTCGCGGTCTGCTTGATGCTGCCCGGGTGCCAGCGTTCCACCAACGCCGCGCCCGACGCCAAACCCGCTACGACGAAAGCAACCGAGCCGTCCGGCCCGGCCGTCTCAGAAGGCTCCTCGACCAAGCCCCCCGCCCCCCAGGTGGAGACGCAGGTCGAGACGGCCCGTGTCCCCACCTCCGGCCAGACGCGTGAGACCGTCGAGAAGCTCGCCGAGTTGCTCGACCCCAACAGCACCGGCTGGCAAACCGAGGCCTTCAACGAAGCCGCCGGCAAGCGGCTCAAGAAGCTCGCCGCCTCCATGCTGAAACCGGATGGGGCGGCGCGGTCCGATTTGAAGAAGCTCATCGCCGAGGGCTTCGTTTGCGGCGCGTTCAATCCCCAAGAGGACGCCGAGTCCGTCAAGCTCGCGGGCATCGGTGTCAGGCGAACGGGCGCCGCTATCGGGACGCCGCTCGAAGGGCTCGACGGCTTGCTCAAAGCGATCCAAACGCTGCCCACCCCCACGGCGGACTTCCACGTGAAGTTCAAGATCGTCGGCGTTCAGCCGGGCGACGGAATCGTGGTCACCCCCGCGTACGTCGAGGGGGGCGGCGTCTCCCGCCAGGGGCGCGTTCAGTGGAAGGCCGATTGGAGATGCACCTGGACCACCGGCAAGGACGCCACCCCGTTGCTGTCTTCCATCGAGGTGAAAAACTACGAGCAGGTCATCACCCCCGAGCGCTCGGCGCCCTGGTTCGTCGATGAGACGGCAGCCGTCCTCGGCGACGAGCCCAGTTACCGCGAGCAGATGCTCCAGAGCATGGACTACTGGGCGGGGCGTATCGAAGGCCGCCTCGGCATCAACCGCCTCGGGCATCACGGGCTCGCGGTGGGCGACGTCAACAACGACGGCCGCGAAGACCTGTACGTCTGCCAGGCCGGCGGCCTCCCCAATCGCCTCTACGTGACCCAGCCCGACGGAACCGCCCGCGACATCGCCGCCTCCGCGGGCGTCGATTATCTGGACGACTCGACGTGCGCCCTGCTGGTCGATCTGGACAACGACGGCGATCAGGACCTGGTGGTCGTATCGGTCTCCGCGGCGGTGGTGCTGTCGAATGATGGACGGGCCAAGTTCACCGCCCAGGCCATTATCCCCGAGTGCCGCAACGCCTTCTCCCTGACCTCGGCGGACTACGACGGGGACCGCCTGCCCGACCTCTATGTCGGCAGGTACTGGCCGAGCGACAAGACCCGCGGCGAGATCGCGATCCCGGTCCCCTACTACGACGCCGAGAACGGTGGTCGCAACATGCTGCTCCGCAACACGGGGGAGTGGCGGTTCGAGGACACGACCGACGCGGCGGGTCTCGACGAGAGCAACACCCGCTTCACCATGGCGGCGGCCTGGGACGACATCGACCAGGACGGCGATTCCGACCTGTACGTCGCGAACGACTTCGGCCGCAACTGCCTCTACCGCAACGACGGGGGGCGGTTCGTCAACACGGCCGTCGAAGCGGGTGTCGAGGACATCGCCTCGGGGATGTCGGTGTCGTTCTCCGACTTCGACCACAACGGGCACGATGACATCTACATCAGCAACATGTTTTCGTCGGCCGGCAACCGGATCACCTACCAAGGCCGGTACAGCGAGCGTTTCGGAGCGAACTCCCTCGCCAAAATCCAGCGGATGGCCCGCGGCAACACGCTGTTCAAGAACCGTGGCGACGGCGCCTTTGAGGACGTGAGCGTCTCCGCGGACGTGACCATGGGCCGCTGGGCCTGGGGCTCGCTCTTCGCCGACTTCAACAACGACAGTTGGGACGATCTGGTGGTGATGAACGGCTTCATCACCACCGAAGACTCCGGCGATTTGTGA
- the resA_2 gene encoding Thiol-disulfide oxidoreductase ResA, which produces MSQSPQEASQVDAQHPYAEATNQLNQLVRQGRAFSGHERNCCYLNTGDGRFANASAVSGFDFPEDGRCVVRTDWDFDGDLDFWVSNRTGPRLRFLRNKNPPGKSFVAFRLVGTDSNRDAIGATVTLQLGSGAESPPLTKSVRRGEGFLGQSSSWIHFGLGEQPAIGKLRVLWPTGEVETFEPPQPGGYYQLVEGSGEATPWSPPHTEAITIAEAPSRPKEVGLTQHLLSQSMPLPPLRYETFTGESGDATQAAGGPVLLNLWASWCRPCLVEMKEWSKQADEFDSLGLRVIALSVNGLGDPKQRDEAAPRELLERLGFKHPAGMASPQTVELLQLVNNLIYLHDHRPLPVPTSFLLDGEGRLAAVYKGPVSLERLSRDVEAIGLGSEQRMGRSLPFAGRWIGGQGPHRLRKLAATMWDAGYGAEAVALADRLEDPGYQKLRGQLHLDNASHLKEDEQRLPEALAQLRAAIRLDPQNADALMELGVAAAQQGDVPQAIELLERSVRHADPPSAAAHFNLGKALRLAGRPAEAKRQLELSLEADPKQSPAHETLGHLAVGERDFKSAATSFAAAWKLDSTNKNHLTNLVAALMQTGEATKATEALEAALRREPRDAALRAFLAQVLLQQGRIDDAVDQLEQVAEQQPQAPKVWYQLGQLAQQRGEWGQAIQHLGQVAKLVPDDPAIATDLAWVLATAPDESLRDGARAVRLAEKAATATKGRDWRVLDVLAAAYAERGDFERAVQAESKAIDRLPPGDTQRRGLLRARQERYRQGQPFHQTAVR; this is translated from the coding sequence GTGTCGCAATCACCTCAAGAGGCGTCGCAGGTTGATGCCCAGCATCCCTACGCCGAGGCGACCAACCAGCTGAACCAGCTGGTCCGCCAGGGCCGCGCCTTCAGCGGCCACGAGCGCAACTGTTGCTACCTCAACACGGGCGACGGCCGCTTCGCCAACGCGTCCGCCGTCAGCGGGTTCGACTTCCCGGAGGACGGCCGCTGCGTCGTGCGGACCGACTGGGACTTCGACGGCGACCTCGACTTCTGGGTCTCGAACCGGACGGGTCCGAGGCTCCGGTTCCTACGCAACAAGAACCCCCCTGGGAAGAGCTTCGTCGCCTTCCGGTTGGTCGGCACGGATTCGAACCGCGACGCCATCGGCGCCACGGTCACGCTTCAGCTGGGCTCCGGGGCGGAGAGCCCCCCCCTGACCAAGTCGGTTCGGCGTGGGGAGGGCTTCCTCGGACAGAGCAGCAGCTGGATCCACTTCGGTCTCGGCGAACAACCAGCGATTGGCAAGCTGCGGGTGCTCTGGCCGACCGGCGAGGTGGAAACGTTCGAGCCGCCACAGCCAGGCGGCTACTACCAGCTGGTGGAAGGGAGCGGCGAAGCAACCCCCTGGTCGCCACCTCACACCGAAGCCATAACGATCGCCGAAGCCCCCTCTCGGCCGAAGGAGGTCGGGTTGACTCAACACCTTCTGAGTCAGTCGATGCCGCTGCCACCGCTGCGGTACGAGACCTTTACGGGCGAGAGCGGCGACGCCACGCAAGCGGCCGGCGGGCCGGTCTTGCTGAACCTTTGGGCGAGCTGGTGCCGGCCCTGCCTCGTCGAGATGAAGGAGTGGTCGAAGCAGGCCGACGAGTTCGACTCTTTGGGCTTGCGCGTGATCGCTCTCTCGGTGAACGGCCTTGGGGACCCCAAGCAGCGTGACGAGGCCGCGCCGCGCGAGCTCCTGGAGCGTCTCGGCTTCAAGCACCCCGCCGGGATGGCCTCACCACAGACGGTCGAGCTGCTACAGCTTGTCAACAACCTCATCTACCTGCACGACCACCGACCGCTGCCCGTGCCAACCAGCTTCCTCCTCGACGGAGAGGGAAGGCTCGCCGCCGTGTACAAGGGCCCGGTCTCACTCGAACGCCTGTCGCGTGATGTCGAGGCGATCGGCCTCGGCAGCGAACAACGGATGGGACGCTCGCTTCCGTTTGCCGGCAGGTGGATCGGCGGGCAAGGCCCGCATCGCCTCAGGAAACTGGCGGCCACGATGTGGGACGCCGGATACGGCGCCGAGGCGGTTGCGTTGGCGGACCGCCTCGAGGACCCGGGCTACCAAAAACTCCGAGGCCAACTGCACCTGGACAACGCGTCGCACCTGAAGGAAGACGAGCAACGCCTGCCGGAGGCGCTCGCCCAGCTCCGGGCGGCCATCCGCCTGGACCCTCAGAACGCCGACGCCCTCATGGAGCTGGGGGTAGCGGCCGCTCAGCAGGGAGACGTGCCCCAAGCGATCGAGTTACTCGAAAGATCGGTTCGGCACGCCGACCCGCCCAGCGCGGCGGCCCACTTCAATCTCGGCAAAGCGCTCCGCCTGGCGGGCCGCCCCGCCGAGGCGAAGCGTCAGCTAGAACTCTCCCTCGAAGCCGATCCGAAGCAGTCGCCGGCTCACGAGACACTCGGGCACCTGGCCGTCGGCGAGCGAGACTTCAAGTCGGCCGCCACGTCTTTCGCCGCCGCGTGGAAGCTGGACTCGACAAACAAGAACCACCTGACCAACCTCGTCGCCGCGTTGATGCAGACGGGAGAGGCAACCAAGGCAACAGAGGCCTTAGAAGCGGCCCTCCGACGCGAACCGCGCGACGCCGCCCTGAGAGCGTTTCTGGCCCAGGTGCTGTTGCAACAAGGCCGGATCGATGACGCGGTCGACCAACTGGAGCAAGTCGCCGAGCAGCAACCCCAAGCGCCCAAGGTCTGGTACCAACTCGGCCAGCTGGCCCAGCAACGCGGGGAGTGGGGGCAAGCGATCCAGCACCTCGGGCAAGTCGCCAAGCTCGTCCCCGATGACCCGGCAATCGCTACCGACTTGGCGTGGGTGCTGGCGACGGCCCCCGATGAGTCGCTGCGCGACGGCGCGCGAGCGGTGAGGCTCGCCGAGAAGGCCGCCACCGCCACCAAGGGGCGCGACTGGCGTGTGCTCGATGTCCTGGCGGCAGCCTACGCCGAGCGAGGCGACTTCGAGCGGGCCGTCCAAGCCGAGTCCAAAGCAATCGATCGGCTCCCACCCGGCGACACGCAGCGGCGTGGCCTCCTCAGGGCGAGGCAGGAACGGTACCGCCAGGGCCAGCCCTTCCACCAAACCGCGGTGCGATGA